Part of the Oceanispirochaeta sp. genome is shown below.
TGATTTAAATACAACAGGACCCGTATTACTGGCAGAATAAATGAATCCCTCCCCTGGAGTCTCAAGAGGAGGGATTTTTGTGATTATTTCAGAACCTGGCTCAACTGATTTTTATTGTACTCCAGAACATCCAGGAGACTGACAGTACCCATTGTCCCCGGGAAATTGATCCAATTGACAAGGGCTGGTTTTTCATCCATCTCCATAAAATGATCTGCTACGGGATTATGATAATTATCAATGATCAGAGAGGGTTTGATTCTAAGAACTTCCCGGGTTTCCCCCAGAGTGGGAGGAGCAGGACCAAAGATCATTTGAGGCTGAAATCCCAAAGAGACTGCCAGCCCCTGCTGATGAAAATGAATGATACTCGTTTCCAGAATATTCTGATGCAGGGTCAAATCCTTTTTCCATAGTTCAAAGAAGGTATCCACTTCTTTCAGGTTCTCTTCAGCTTTTGACTGAGTTCCCAGAGCCGCTGCAATTTTCATGACCGAGCCGCGAATAGTCTTCTGATCATTCACCGTCTGAATCTGAACCATTTGAAGTGCACTGTTTTCACCCAGGGATTCCCGGATTCTTCCCATCATGGCTTCATACCCGGCAAAAATCAGAAAATCAGCTTTTGCCACCATCTGCATTTCTTTCAGGGAGATCTCATATTCCGGGGGATGTTTCATATCGGAAGGAGCAAGAATCAATACATCCTCGGCCCCTGCCAGCTGTGCAAATGAAGCGGTCCAGCTATTTGTAGCCACCACGGACTGGGCTGATAAATTCAGTAAAGAAAACAGAAACAGTATCGGCAATAAAATTTTACTTATACTTTTCATAAATTAACCTCGTTAAATATGTTATTCCAAAGCAGACTCCCGCCACCAGGATGACCCCCGAACTGACAGGTAAATCTGCATAAAGTGCTAGTAGAAAACCGCCCAGACTATAGAGCAGCCCGGAAATGGATGCCGTTAAAAACATGGATTTCAGAGACTTGGAAAAAGAAACAGCCGTCATGGCAGGAAGAAGGACAAGTGCATCCAGTAAAAGTGCTCCCACAAGACGCATGGCGAAAGCAATGGTAATACCGGTTATTATCATGATCAGATAAAATATAAGGGGTTCATTAACCCCCGCGGTCCTGGCCGTTTCAGGATCAATGAGAACGGCGCTGATCTGTCTGTATCCGCGAAGAACAAAGAGGAGGATTACAAAACAGAAGGCCAGGAGTAAATACAAATCCTGGGGAGTCAGTGCAAAAATACTCCCCCAGAGTAGATTCATGGT
Proteins encoded:
- a CDS encoding metal ABC transporter permease, with the translated sequence MMELLLFPPVLRGFISLLVAGLCFPLTGVFILRLNLLNLRFMLMHGVMLAGAVALSASLDPLFCAVGINLFLVLLVAVMSRRSEISTGGLTTFFMVISVGVAMILIYKNKIPVQDTMNLLWGSIFALTPQDLYLLLAFCFVILLFVLRGYRQISAVLIDPETARTAGVNEPLIFYLIMIITGITIAFAMRLVGALLLDALVLLPAMTAVSFSKSLKSMFLTASISGLLYSLGGFLLALYADLPVSSGVILVAGVCFGITYLTRLIYEKYK